The Nitrospira sp. sequence CTCGCCCCGTTCGGGCTGAGCCTGGGGGCGTTGTGCTTCGTGATGCTCACGCGAGAGCTTCTGCGTCTCGTCGAGCTCTTGGTGTCAAAAGGCGTCGGCCTCTGGTCTGTACTGAAAGTCTTCGCGACCCTCCTCCCGTCGTTCCTGGTCCTGACGCTGCCCATCGCCGGCATTATCGCCTCGATCACGGCCTTCGGACGCCTCTCCTTCGACAAGGAACTTGTGGCCATGCGGGCCGCGGGACTGAGCCTCTACCGGCTCACCCAGCCGGTCCTCTTATTTGCCCTCTCGGTCTTTACCTTGACGCTCGTCCTCTCCCAATGGGGACAGCCGTGGAGTTCGGTGAATCTGAAGAAAGTCGCGCTCAACCTCCTTCGAGACCAACTGGTGCTGGCCCTGGAACGAGGCACGTTCAATGAACCTGTTCCCAAATTAGTGATCTATATTCCGGATAGCGGATCCGGGCAGGCGACATCCGGCATCTTCATATCGGACGAGCGCAGCCCTGATGAGCCTCGCATTATCGTGGCCGATGACTTTCAGGTCCTCATGGATCCTGAGCATGAACAGGTCGCACTTCGACTCGTGAACGGCGTCATTCATAGCCAGCCGGATGTCGTCGATCAATATCAACAGGTCTCGTTTACCAGTTACGACCTGAAGATGAGCCTGAACCAAAGCGGGTATGCCACGACTGAAGAGCGTCCGACCTACGCTTCGATTCAAGCCCAACTGACTGCCAGCCAAGGGAAGGACACGCAAGCCTTGCGTCGCCTGATGGAGTACTACAAAGACTTGGCCTTTCCGACCGCCTCGCTGGTGTTCTGCTTACTGGGCGTCCCGGTCGGCATTGTCTCCAAGCGATCGGGACGGATGGGCGGATTCGCCGTCGGCGTGCTGATCGTCGTCGCGTACTATATTTTGAATATCGCCTGCGAATTCCTCGTCACCACGCTCTGGATCTCCCCGTTTGCCGGCGCCTGGATGCCGAATGGATTATTTACGCTCCTCACCGCCTGGCTGTTCTGGAAAATGAGCTACGAATAAGCCCGATGACGATTCTCTTTCGCTATATTCTTCGCGAGTACGCCAAGATCTTCCTGATGTGCTTTTCAGGGCTGATGACGATCTATCTCGTGATCGACTTTTTCGAAAAAGTCCGCCGCTTTCTCAAGTTCGACGCCAACATGGTCGACGTCCTCACCTATTTTGTCTTGAAGACTCCCGCGATATCGTTTCAGATCACCCCGCTGGCAATCCTCATGGCGACGCTCCTGACTCTGGGACTCCTCGCGCGCAACAATGAGATTACCGCCATGCGAAGTTGCGGGATCAGCTTGACCTGGATTGCCTCCCCCTTCCTTATTTTCGCCGCGTGCATTTCCTTGATCCTGTTGAGCTTCAGCTCAACGGTGATTCCGCTGGCCTTAGAAAAAGCCGAGGAGATCAGGCTCATCCGCATCGAAAAGAAGCCGGCCCCCATGGCCGTCAAAGCGCCTCGCCCCTGGATCCGCATGGGATCGGACAGCCTGATGCACGTCGCAGAGGTCGAGATCGGCGGAGCGGTTCTCCATCGGGTGCATCTCTACCATTTTCAAAACGGGTTTCGATTAGACCGCATGACGGAAGCCGCGACCGCGACCTATACCCCGGACGGATGGATGCTTCAGAACGGAAACCAGCGGCGGTTCCACCCGGACGGATCGGTGGCGCTCGTCCAATTCGGACAGCAACCGGTCGAGTTGTCGCTGATTCCCGACGACTTTTCGACCTGGCTGGCCGGAGATTCCGAAACGATGACCATCAGAGATATTCGTGGATACATGAGCCGCTTCAAGAACGAAGGCAGTTCATTTGCCCGCCTGCTGACCGACTATTATGGGCGTCTCGCCTTTCCCTTCGTCGCGGTCATCATGGTCATCGTGGGCATTGCCCTCAGCCTCCGGCGAAGCGGCGTCCGCGGCGGCACCATGGCGGTTGGGATTGGCCAGGCCTTCGTGGTGGGATTCTGTTATTGGACGACACATTCCATTGCGATCGCCCTAGGACGAGGCGGGCTGCTCGCCCCCATGCTGGCCGGATGGATCGCCAATTTGCTCTTTGCAAGCTTTGGCCTCTACCTCCTGCTCAAAGTACGCTACTGACACCGGTTGACTGCACGCAGACCTTCCGGTAAGTAGTGACCGAACCTGTGTGAATAAGGAGTATGACGCGTGGCTAGTCGGGTCGTAATTACAGGCCTGGGGGTGGTATCGCCGATCGGCATCGGCGTGAGCACCTTCTGGAAGTCGGCCATGGCGGGACAGTCGGGCATTTCAGCGATTACATCCTTCGACCCGTTTCCCATGGATGGCTACCGGTCGAAGGTCGCCGGACAAATCCGACACTTCTCCCCTGAACAGCACATCGGTTCCTCGCTTGGCGACCGTGTCGACCGGTACGCGCAGTTTGCCCTTGCGGCAAGCCGCGAGGCGTTGTCCGATTCAGGCATGCACATGGAGAAGGAATCCCCTCATCGAGTTGGCGTCATTGTCGGAGCCGGTATGGGCGGCATGGTGATGGGCGAACGGGAAATTACGCAACTCTATCTGCATCAGAAGCCGCACCGCGTTCATCCCAACTTTATCCCCGTCATCACGCTGAATTCCGCGTCCGGAATTGTCGCGATGGCCACCGGCGCGAAAGGGCCCAACTTTACGATTTCAACAGCCTGCTCATCCAGCGCCCATGCGCTCGGCCAGGCCTGGTACTGCATTCGAACCGGACAAGCCGATGCGGTCATCGTCGTCGGAGCCGATGCGAGCATTACCCCGCTCGTCTTCGCAGGGTTCTGTTCGCTGCGCGCGCTTTCCAGCAAATTCAACGACCAACCGGAGCGGGCCTCCCGCCCGTTCGACCGGAACCGGGACGGATTTGTGATGGGAGAAGGCGCCGGCGCGCTGATCGTGGAGTCGCTTGCCCATGCCAAGAAGCGCAAAGCCCGCGTCTATGCTGAACTCGCCGGCTATGCCGCGACGAGCGAAGCCTATCATATGGTCATCCCCCGCGAAGACGGCGAGGAAGTCGCCACCACTATGAAGCTGGCGTTGAAGGCCGCTGATGTCAGCCCGTCGGAAGTGGACTACATCAACGCCCACGCCACATCGACCAACATCGGCGATGCCGTCGAATCCAAAGCGATCAGAGCGCTGTTTAAGAATCGCGCGGACAAAATCGCCATCAGCGCGACCAAATCGCTGGTTGGCCATACCCTGGGCGCCGCCGGCGCGATCGGAGCCATCGCCACAACATTGGCCATTCATACGGGACACATCCATCCCACCGCCAATTATGACGATCCTGACCCTGACTGCCGGCTGGGCGGCCTCAGCCGCGATCCACAAGAGAAGAAGATTCGAGCCGCGCTCCTGAACGCGTTCGGCTTCGGCAGCAACAATGCTGCAGTCGTCTTGAAGCAATTTCGTGCCTAAGCGACTCCCGACCAAGAGGAATGACACCATGGCTGACCGAGTGATCGTCGAGAAGATTATCCAGGCTCTTTCAGAATATCTCAAACGAGACGCCAGCACCATCAAAGCCTCGCACCATCTTCGCGATGACCTCGGCCTGGACTCCATGGCGGTGATTGAATTGCTCTACAAGATCGAAGAAACGTTCGACCTTCAAATCCCCGACCAGGACCTGGTCGGCCTGGCCACCGTTGGCTCGGTCGCTTCCTACGTCGAAGGACGTCTGGCACCGGCGAAGCCGGTCGCCAAGAAGGCATCCAAGCCAACGGCGACGAAGTCGCCCACGAAACGAAAGGCGAAGTCATGAGCACGCCCTCCCCCTCGATCACGCTGACGCTCAATCAGGTTCATCAGCTCGTCGGAGGGGAACTCCATGGAAATGGGACGACTCCCATTACGACAGTGGACAGCCTTCCGGATGCCACAGCCGAAGCCATCGCTTTCGTGAGCAGCGACAAGGACTTGAAAATACCGGCCGGCATCAAGGCCGGCGCACTGCTCGCGCATCGTCACCTGCCGGAGTTGTCGATCCCCCACATCGTCGTGACGAATCCCAAGCTTGCCTGGGCCCGCGTGGCTCAACGATTGACTCCGCCATCTCTCCCGCGTGGCATTGCAGCGGATCTCACCAGGGGCCAGGATGTCGAGATTGGAGCGGAGGTATCTATTTGGCCGTCTGTGACTCTTGGTGATCGCGCTAAAGTCGGCGCCCGCGTGACCCTCTATCCCGGCGTCTTTCTGGGATCCGGCTCCACGATCGGAGACGATTCAATCCTCTACCCCAATGTCGTGATCCGCGAAGGGTGCTCCATCGGCGCCCGTGTCATCATTCATAGCGGAACCGTGGTGGGCTCAGATGGCTTCGGGTATGCGCAGGATCAGGGACGACACGTGAAGATTCCCCAGCTCGGCGGAGTGGCGATCGAAGACGATGTGGAAATCGGAGCCAACGTGACGATCGACCGCGCGACCACGCGGATGAGGCACACGCGCATTCAGACCGGAACGAAGGTGGATAATCTCGTTCAGATCGCCCACAACGTCACGATCGGCGCCCATTCCATCGTCGTCGCGCAGGTCGGCATTGCCGGGAGCACGACCATCGGACAGCATGTGATGATCGGGGGGCAGGCCGGATTGGCCGATCACATCACGATTGGGGATCAGGTCATGATCGCCGCCCGAGCCGGAGTCAATCGGAGCCTTGAACCCAATCAGATCGTCTCCGGAGCGCCGGTCATGCCACACGAAACCTGGATGAAAGCACAAGCCGTCATTCCCAGACTTCCGGAGCTCCGCCAGCTGGTGAGGAGCCTGGAACAGCGAGTGGCAACACTGGAAACCCAGCTTGCCCAGACGCCCCGCCCGTCAAAGAAGCCGTCGGCACGCGCCCGCAAGTAGCCTCTGTTGATTCGGACCGGTCTAATTACCTTTTCAGGATCCTGCTAGACGCGGCCCCGCCAGAAAAACAACCGCGCCCAATAGAACCCGGCCCATGGCAAGAGAATGGCGGGAACAATCGAGACCTGTCCGATTGACAGCGCCAGCCACGACCCTCCAAGCATGACCCCTGCACCGAGCATATACGCCATCGGGATCAACGAACGCCCCGGATGCTCCAAGGCAGGCGGTTCAGGAACTTTGGCCCCCTTCTTACTCTGCTTGGCCGTAGCCACGCGTATACGAGCCGCCAGGACCTCTGGAAACGATCGCAAGAGATAGGAATGGTAGAGAGACTGGGCAAACCCCAGCGCCGCACCCAATGCAATGAGCCCCGTGCTCTGAAGGAAGGTTCCCCAGGTATACTGATCGGTGGCAAACAGTTGATACCCTAGTCCTGCGACTCCACCGAGCATACTGACCAAACCGACCAACCCAGAAGGAATGAGAATGTAGGTCTTGACGTAGTCATGCGCGTGTTTCGTAACTTGCTCCGGCCGTTGTACAGTAATCAGCTTGGGCACAATCACCTCATTCGATGAGACACAGATCCGATACCATCAGCAACATTTCTAAGCCCCCGCCACGACAACTGCCCCTCCGAAGAGCCGCAGCGGCACAAGACGGGATCATCTGAGTGCAGTGCGGTATTTATCGCGACAGGCTTGTCGTTCTTCTTCTAACATTCATGATCAGCAGGATCAACGTCCCCTTTTCACGTCTGAACTGCCAAACCTCCCTGTCCGCTTAGCGGACTATGCCGATCGATCGGTTTCCCCTCTCCCGATACCACGATCCGCCCTTCATCGCGGCAGACTCCAGCCTACAGCGGCATTCAGAAGACCACCCGCGAAACAGGAGAGTCGCATGTCCACAAAATCTGTGTGTGACCTGTGGATATCCATGTGGATGATAGGCCAACCAGCATCACAGGTGCCACCGCCACCTCAGTGCCTATTGTTTAGGCATGAGTTCTTCATTGATATCAAATTGATACGCAGCGTCCGCTCGTGGCAATGCCCAACCACTAGCCATAGAGCTAGTGCGTGATATCAATACGTTGCGAGTTCGAAAAATGTGCGTGGAAAGAAATTTCAGGCAGGAAGGATTTCCTCGATAGTGGCTCGCTCAAGACGCCCCAGATTCACCCATTGCTCAGCCATGGGGACTAACGTCTTCAAGCGCAGTTCAAGAGCTTCGAGCCGAATGGGTAACGATGTCACCTTTCGGTACGCCGTGACCGTCAAGAACGACTTCAACCCTTGGAGAAACATCATGATGGTCATCGCCTGAACCAATTTCGCCTGATCATGCAAGAACTCGACATGGTCAAGAATGGGATCAAGCTGAGACGCCGTGACGAAACTGGCGGCCTGCGCCCGAAGCGATGCAAGCGCCTCCGTCATTTTCGGGACGCGCAAGTGAACGGCCTGAAGAAACTCATTATCCTGCCGGTCCAAGTCGCGAAGGATACGCTCGATCGTAGCCACATCGACCGGCTGTTCGGCCTCACCCACTTCTTCGGCCCGATGGATCACCGCTTCCAACATATCGCGGGCCGGCTGCATCGATCTCGATCGAGCCTTCTGGAGCTCACGTAACGCACTTAATAACGGGAGCGAGGACCATTCGCTGTTCGGTCCGCTGGGATGGAGGTTAGGCGTGGCCGTCTCCACACATTCGACAGCATCCATCTCCTCCGCGTGCACCACGGATGCTTCCCCGGCGCCGAATATCCGTTCATCTCCCGCTACGCTCTGGGACGGAACGGATGCCAACTGCCGGACCGCGGCAACGACGCGATTCAAGCCGTGGTGTAACTGACGCAACGACTCGGAAGCAACGGCCGTCTCTGCTCCGCCGACGTCACGAAGCGCGGGCAGCAGGTTCGTCGCCATCGATTCAATCTCATCAAGGTGCACCGTGCCCGCAGACTTCGCCAGATTCGTAATGCCGTTAAGGACAATCCCGTAAACATGCGAACGAACCGGCCCCTCTTTATCGGCACTGAGCCGTGCGAGCGCCGATTGAATTTGCGCCAGCCACTCATGCGCCTCTAGCGCAAATAAGCCCACGACTTCCTTGTCAAAGCCGGCATCATCCTGACCCGGCGTCTCCGCCACGGCCTCTTGACCAGGGACAGCTTCAGATTTTCCCCCGACCACCGCGCCAGGATGCCGCGCATGTTCCACGACGCCTTGAATGGCAGTCGCAATGGCGTCCAGGCTCTCTAGAAGCGACGTAAACTGATCAGACGCCGCCCCCGGCACGGCCACGCTCGGAACCTCAGGCGCAAAAGTAAGACGACCGACCACGGGAGCCTTGAGCGCTTCGATAATGCTCACCAGAGGAGTCAAACTAAGATTGATGTGCCGACTCTCGACGTGACCCGCCTCTCCCGATTCATCGACCTCCACGATCGGCCGTAATGGGTACTGCACATTCACTCCCACCACTATCCCGGTTTCTCCGGTCGTCAGTCGGACGGTGGTGCCGAGCGGGTACACCGACAGCTGCTCGACCAGCGCTTTGGTCATCTCCCGCGGAAACGTGGCTCGCTCTGCCACCAGCAACTCTTTGATCGCCTCATGCGGAAAAAGCCTGGGGCGATACGGCCGTTCGCTGATCATCGCGTCAAACACATCGGAGACGCCGATGATCAGCGCCATCTCGCCGATTTGGCGCCCTTTCAACCGATTCGGATACCCCAATCCGTTGGTGCGCTCATGAGCCTGGCGAATCAATTCCGCCAACCAGGTGTAGTCAGGCCCCGATCGCTTGATCGCCTCGAACCCCAGTTCTGGATGCTGTTCGATCAACGTCCGTTCGTCCGCCGTCAGTCGGCCGGCTTTCGTAACGAGCGATTGCGGGACCGCAAACAATCCGATGTCGTGCAACAGCCCGGCCAGCGCCAGACGCTCCAATTCGCGTCCGTAGTATCCCAGTCCCATCCCCACCTTCGTCGACACGACGGCCACGTTCACGAGGTTGGTCAAGAGCGGC is a genomic window containing:
- a CDS encoding HD domain-containing protein, which gives rise to MTWYRDAEAELTLVASAIQSQRTIQLDRLEALAASLVASLKRSDELIVMALSSPSGSPLLTNLVNVAVVSTKVGMGLGYYGRELERLALAGLLHDIGLFAVPQSLVTKAGRLTADERTLIEQHPELGFEAIKRSGPDYTWLAELIRQAHERTNGLGYPNRLKGRQIGEMALIIGVSDVFDAMISERPYRPRLFPHEAIKELLVAERATFPREMTKALVEQLSVYPLGTTVRLTTGETGIVVGVNVQYPLRPIVEVDESGEAGHVESRHINLSLTPLVSIIEALKAPVVGRLTFAPEVPSVAVPGAASDQFTSLLESLDAIATAIQGVVEHARHPGAVVGGKSEAVPGQEAVAETPGQDDAGFDKEVVGLFALEAHEWLAQIQSALARLSADKEGPVRSHVYGIVLNGITNLAKSAGTVHLDEIESMATNLLPALRDVGGAETAVASESLRQLHHGLNRVVAAVRQLASVPSQSVAGDERIFGAGEASVVHAEEMDAVECVETATPNLHPSGPNSEWSSLPLLSALRELQKARSRSMQPARDMLEAVIHRAEEVGEAEQPVDVATIERILRDLDRQDNEFLQAVHLRVPKMTEALASLRAQAASFVTASQLDPILDHVEFLHDQAKLVQAMTIMMFLQGLKSFLTVTAYRKVTSLPIRLEALELRLKTLVPMAEQWVNLGRLERATIEEILPA
- the lptF gene encoding LPS export ABC transporter permease LptF; the protein is MILRTLLDRYIFTELLAPFGLSLGALCFVMLTRELLRLVELLVSKGVGLWSVLKVFATLLPSFLVLTLPIAGIIASITAFGRLSFDKELVAMRAAGLSLYRLTQPVLLFALSVFTLTLVLSQWGQPWSSVNLKKVALNLLRDQLVLALERGTFNEPVPKLVIYIPDSGSGQATSGIFISDERSPDEPRIIVADDFQVLMDPEHEQVALRLVNGVIHSQPDVVDQYQQVSFTSYDLKMSLNQSGYATTEERPTYASIQAQLTASQGKDTQALRRLMEYYKDLAFPTASLVFCLLGVPVGIVSKRSGRMGGFAVGVLIVVAYYILNIACEFLVTTLWISPFAGAWMPNGLFTLLTAWLFWKMSYE
- the lptG gene encoding LPS export ABC transporter permease LptG, whose amino-acid sequence is MTILFRYILREYAKIFLMCFSGLMTIYLVIDFFEKVRRFLKFDANMVDVLTYFVLKTPAISFQITPLAILMATLLTLGLLARNNEITAMRSCGISLTWIASPFLIFAACISLILLSFSSTVIPLALEKAEEIRLIRIEKKPAPMAVKAPRPWIRMGSDSLMHVAEVEIGGAVLHRVHLYHFQNGFRLDRMTEAATATYTPDGWMLQNGNQRRFHPDGSVALVQFGQQPVELSLIPDDFSTWLAGDSETMTIRDIRGYMSRFKNEGSSFARLLTDYYGRLAFPFVAVIMVIVGIALSLRRSGVRGGTMAVGIGQAFVVGFCYWTTHSIAIALGRGGLLAPMLAGWIANLLFASFGLYLLLKVRY
- the lpxD gene encoding UDP-3-O-(3-hydroxymyristoyl)glucosamine N-acyltransferase — its product is MSTPSPSITLTLNQVHQLVGGELHGNGTTPITTVDSLPDATAEAIAFVSSDKDLKIPAGIKAGALLAHRHLPELSIPHIVVTNPKLAWARVAQRLTPPSLPRGIAADLTRGQDVEIGAEVSIWPSVTLGDRAKVGARVTLYPGVFLGSGSTIGDDSILYPNVVIREGCSIGARVIIHSGTVVGSDGFGYAQDQGRHVKIPQLGGVAIEDDVEIGANVTIDRATTRMRHTRIQTGTKVDNLVQIAHNVTIGAHSIVVAQVGIAGSTTIGQHVMIGGQAGLADHITIGDQVMIAARAGVNRSLEPNQIVSGAPVMPHETWMKAQAVIPRLPELRQLVRSLEQRVATLETQLAQTPRPSKKPSARARK
- the fabF gene encoding beta-ketoacyl-ACP synthase II, with translation MASRVVITGLGVVSPIGIGVSTFWKSAMAGQSGISAITSFDPFPMDGYRSKVAGQIRHFSPEQHIGSSLGDRVDRYAQFALAASREALSDSGMHMEKESPHRVGVIVGAGMGGMVMGEREITQLYLHQKPHRVHPNFIPVITLNSASGIVAMATGAKGPNFTISTACSSSAHALGQAWYCIRTGQADAVIVVGADASITPLVFAGFCSLRALSSKFNDQPERASRPFDRNRDGFVMGEGAGALIVESLAHAKKRKARVYAELAGYAATSEAYHMVIPREDGEEVATTMKLALKAADVSPSEVDYINAHATSTNIGDAVESKAIRALFKNRADKIAISATKSLVGHTLGAAGAIGAIATTLAIHTGHIHPTANYDDPDPDCRLGGLSRDPQEKKIRAALLNAFGFGSNNAAVVLKQFRA
- a CDS encoding acyl carrier protein; the encoded protein is MADRVIVEKIIQALSEYLKRDASTIKASHHLRDDLGLDSMAVIELLYKIEETFDLQIPDQDLVGLATVGSVASYVEGRLAPAKPVAKKASKPTATKSPTKRKAKS